Within the Streptomyces vilmorinianum genome, the region GCTTGCCTCGGTTACGAGGCGGGGGAGGAGCCGCGCTCCGTGAGGGTGATGGCCACGGCGGGGCAGACACCGGCGGCGACGCGGACTGCCGCGTGCCGCTCCTGCGGCGGCCGGGCGTCCAGCAGGACGACGAGGCCCTCGTCCTCGTCCTGGTCGAAGACCTGAGGGGCGGTCAGGGCGCACATTCCGGCGCCGAGGCAGCGGTCGCGATCGACATGGACGTCCATGGGATCAGTTCTCGTCCCAGGTGACCGGCAGCCGGTGCACGCCGTAGATGTTCATGTCCGTCCGCAGGGGCACCTCCTCGGCCGGCACGTCGAGGCGCAACGTGGGGAACCGCCTCAGCAGCGCGGGCAGGGCCACCGTCATCTCCACGCGGGCCAACTGCTGGCCCAGGCACTGGTGGATGCCGTGCCCGAAGCCCAGGTGTCCCGTGGCCTTGCGGTGCAGATCGAGGACGTCGGGGTCGGGGAACCGCTCCGGGTCCCGGTTGGCGGCTTCCATCGAGATGGTGACGCTCTCGCCCGCCTTGATGAGCCGGCCCTCCAGCTCGACGTCCTCCAGCGCGGACTTCACGCTGGTGTGGGCGATGGTCAGGTAGCGCATCAGCTCCTCGACCGCCTGGGGGGCGAGGTCCGGGTCCGTGCGCAGGGCCTCGGCCTGGGCCGGGTTGCCGAGCAGCGCGAACGTGCCGTGGGCGATCATGTTGGCGGTGGTGTCGAGCCCGGCGGCGAGCAGGAAGCCCGCGACGCCGATCAGCTCCTCGTCGGTGAGGTCGGAGTCCTGGGCCAGGTCGCCGAGCAGGTCGTCGCAGGGCGCGGCGCGCTTGGCGGCGACCAACTCGGCCATGTACCCCTGGAGTCCGACCATGGCGGCGTACCGGTCCTCGGGCGTCACGTCCATGGCCATCAGCGTGTGGGTGTGGTCCTGGAAGCGCTCACGGTCGGCGTAGGGCACACCGAGTAGCTCGCAGATCATCAGTGCGGGGATGGGCTGGGCGAAGGCCTTCACCAGGTCGGTTCCGGGCCCGCGGCGCTCCATCGCGTCCAGGTGCTCGGCGGTGATCTCCGCGACCCGGTCGGAGAGTTGCCGCATCCGGCGGACGGTGAACTTGCCCATCAGGAGCCGCCGGAAGCGGGTGTGCTCGGGCGCGTCCATCCCGGTCATGTCGCCGACGGGCGCGGGCGGCAGTGGGCCCTCGGGCCCCCCGGGGAAGGGGTAGTGCATCAGCTCGTACCGCGAGCTGAAGCGGGTGTCGCCCATGATCGAGCGGACCGTGGAGTAGCCGGTGGCCAGCCAGCCCACGTGCCCGTCGGGGTACGTCATCCGGGTCAGCGGGCTCGCCCGGCGAAGCTCGGTCAGGCCGGCGGGTGGGTCGAAGGGGCAGCCGGCGGCGCGCTGCGTGGGGAGCGTGACGGGTTCGGTGGTCTCAGTGGTCTCAGTGGTCTCGAGTCGGGTCGACGGTTCGTGCTGCATGGTGTCCTCCGTGGAGAGTGACGTGTGGTGAACGTGTCGTGCGAAACGAAGTGCCGGGAGAGGAGCCGTACTTACCGCTTCGTGGTGCGGCCGAAGGAGGACCGCGCCCAGACGTAGCCGACGAGGGTGAGGCCGACGCACCAGGCGAGTGTGATGTATCCGCTGTTGCCGATCCCGGTGCCCATCAGCAGCCCGCGCAGGGTCTCGATGGCAGGGGTGAAGGGCTGGTACTCGGCGAACCAGCGCAGCCCGGTCGGCATCGAGTCGGTCGGCACGATGGCGCTGCCGAGGAAGGGCAGGAAGGTCAGCGGCAGTGGGGTGTTGCTGGCCGACTCGGGGGTCTTGGCCACCAGGCCCATGCCGGCCGCCAGCCAGGTCAGAGCCAGGCTGAGCAGCGCGAGGAGTCCGAGCGCGGCCACCCACTCGACGGGTGAGGCGTCGGGGCGGAAGCCGATGGCGAGCGCGACGCCGATCACCAGCGCGATGGCGACCAGCGTCTGGATGACACTGCCGACGACGTGCCCGGTGAGGAACGCGGCACGGGAGATCGACATCGTACGGAACCGGTTGACGATGCCCTCGGTCATGTCGACGCAGACGCCGACCGCCGTGGCCACCGCGCCGGAGGTCGCGGTCATGAGGATGATGCCGGGCGCGACGTAGTCGATGTAGGCGCCGCCGCCGGTGGGGGCGCCGGAGATTCCGGTGCCGAGGGCGCCGCCGAACGCGTAGGTGAACAGCAGCAGCATCATGACGGGCATGGCGACGGTGGAGAACGTCATCGCCGGATAGCGCAGTGCGTGCTTGAGGTTGCGCCGCAGCATGGTCCTGGAGTCGCTGATGGCGTACGCGAGGGTGCTCATCGGGCCATCTCCACGGTGGTGTCGGGGGTGCCGTGACCGGTCAGGGTGAGGAAGACGTCGTCGAGGTCGGGGGCGTGCACGGTCAGCGACTCGGCCCGCACGGCCGCGCCGTCGAGAACGTCGAGTACGGCCCGCAGGGTCGGGATGCTGCCGTCGCTCGGGATGCGCAGCGTGAGTTCCTCGGCGTCGCGTGCGGCCGCGCCGAAGTGGCGTGCGGCGACGTCGAGTTGGCCGGCGTCGGCGAACCGCAGCCGGATGTGCCCGCCGGGGATGAGGCGCTTGAGCTCGTCCGCGGTTCCCTCGGCGACCAGCCTGCCGTGGTCGAGGACGGCGATGCGGTCGGCGAGCTGGTCGGCCTCCTCCAGGTACTGCGTGGTGAGGAAGATCGTCACACCGTCCTGGTCGACCAGATGGCGGATGATCTCCCACATGGTGCGACGGCTGCGGGGATCGAGCCCCGTGGTCGGCTCGTCGAGGAAGATGATCCGCGGGTCGCCGACCAGCGTCATCGCCAGATCGAGCTTGCGGCGCATACCGCCGGAGAAGGTGCTCACGGGTTTCCGGGCGGCCTCCGCCAACTCGAAACGGTGCAGGAGCTCGGTGGCGCGCCGCCTGCCCTCGGCGCGGGGCAGGTGCTGGAGGTCGGCCATGAGCAGCAGGTTCTCCTCGGCGGTGAGGAGGTTGTCGACCGCGGCGAACTGGCCGGTGACCCCGATGGCCGCGCGCACGCCCTCGGGCCGCTCGGCGAGGTCGTGGCCCGCGATCCGGGCCTGGCCGGCGTCGGGCGCGATGAGCGTCGACAGGATCTCGACGGTGGTGGTCTTGCCGGCGCCGTTGGGGCCGAGCAGGGCGAAGATCGTGCCGGTCGGGATGGTCAGGTCGACGCCGTTCAGGACGACCTTGTCACCGTAGGACTTGCGCAGGCCGCGGGCGGAGATCGCCGGCGGGGCCGTGGCGGTGGATGTCGTGGTCATGCAGCCCGCCTCTCGGGAAGCTGGGAAATGTGACATTTCACGGGGAGCATTGCGCCTCCGAGGCGAGCTCGGCGGCTGGTGGGGAAATCAGGCGCGGCGGATCACGATGTCGCCGACGCCGGTACGGGCATGGATCTCGACGGTCTCGTCGGACGTGTCGGGGTTCTCGGCGGCACCGAGCGAGTTGCGGACGGTGCCGATGCGGGAGTTGACGTCCAGCCAGGCCGCGGTGGACTCGCGGATGCCGACCTCCACGTCGCCCGCGGCGGTCTGGAGCTGCATCACGCCCCGGGCCACATCGTCGATACGGATGGCGCCGTTGGCGGACTTGGCCTCCACGGACGCGTGGGCGACGCCGACCGTGATACGGCCGTTGGAAGAGGTGGCCTTCAGATGACCGGTGATCTCGCCGATCGTGGTGTCGCCGTTGCCGTTCTTGACGGTCGCCGCGCCCACGATCTCGCCGATCTCGACCCGGCCCATTCCGTGAATCTCGGCGTCGCCGACGGCACGGCCGACGCGGATGTCGCCGGTGCTCGTACGCAGGTTCGTGACACCCGCCTCGTCGAGCCGGATGTCGCCGAGCGAGGTCTTGACCCGGCACTCCCCGAGCGGGCCCTCACAGGTGTAGTCCCCCAGGGGGGAGGCGGCCTGCAGACGCGAGCCGGCGGGCAGTTCGACGGTCACGTCGATCGATCCGTACTTGCCGAACGGGGAGCGCTTCTTGGGCCCCTTCACGGTCAGGACGCCGTTGGCGTACGTGACCTTGGTCTGCTGCACCACCCGTACGTCGACCTCCTCGGCGCCGTCGCTGGGCAGCACCTCGACGACCGTGTCGGTGCGCTTGCTCGCGGCGATCCGCACGTTGCCGACCTCGAACTCGATGATCGCGGTGATGGGCTCGGGGGTTTCGAAAGAAGGCATGGCTGTCCCGTCCTCTTGGCTCTGGTGTGTGTTCGCGCGGGTGATGCGGTGGTGGTGCGCGGGTGGCGCGGGTGATGTGGTGGTGCTCCGGCTAGCGGACCCAACCGCGGTAACTCTTGCCCGTTCGGGTGGTGCGTGCGGCGGGCTGGGCCGGTCCGCCCGGCTCGAGGGCGAGGGCCACCGCCCGTACCAACCAGGCGTTGACCGACAGGCCCTCCTGGCCGGCGGCGTCCTCGACGCGGGCCTTGAGGGGGGCCGGGAGCCGGAAGTTGATCCGGGCCGTACCGCCCTCGTCGCCGTCCGCGGCCGGTGGTGCCACCGGCGCCACGGGTGGCGCCATGGGTGCCACCGTGTCGGGCACACCCTCGCCCGGGGCGTCGGGCGCGGGCGGCGCCGTCACCACGAACTCGGGGTCGAGCCCCCGCAGCCGCACGTCCACCGAGCCGGGGGCCAGGTCGCGGGTGATCTCCTCGGAGGCAGCGGACAGCGCGTTCAGGAGGGTCAGCCGAGCGGCCGACTCCAGGGGCGCGGTCAGCCGCTCGGCCAGGGCTCGTGCTTCGTCCCCGCCGGCGTTCGCGGCGACCGCGAGCTCCCGGCGGAGGTGATCGACGTAGGGCGTCAGGTCCATAACGTCATAGTGGCATCAGAGTGGCGCCATGGCAAGTCATTGTGGCGCCACATGGCGCCAAGAGGGGCGTTGGTGTGCCGTGGTGGCGCCGTGTGGTGCCACGCACCGACGGCCGAACCCGGCATCCGCGTCACCGGGCTCACGGCCGACCGTCGGCGGGTTGCTCAGCTGTCGGCGTCCTGCGGGTACCAGCGCAGTTCGACCGTGTTGCCGTCCGGGTCCTTGACGTACACCGACTGCGCCGAGCCGCGGGCGCCCCAGCGCGGGACGGGGCCCTCAAGGACGTCGAACGTCCCGGAATCGATGACCTCCTGCCAGTCGAGAGGGTCCACGACCAGGCAGATGTGATCGACGTTGGACTCGCCTCGGGGGCGCGAGAAGAGGTCGATGACGGTGCTCTCGTCGATGCGCACGGACGGGAACGGCACCTTGCCGGCCCGCCACTCCTCGACCCTCTCGGGTGCGAGGCCGAGGGGGCCGGTGTAGAACTCGAGCGCCTTGTCGACGTCGGTCACATTGAGCACGAGGTGGTCGAAGGCTTTGACGCGCATGATGGGTCCTCCGGTCTTCCTGGATTTCGTTGCCTGGCGAGAGACGGCCTACAGGTAGGCCCGCCAGGGCACTTGGGTGCTGCGAACCCGGAGGATAACGGTCGAGGGTAGACGGCAGACGGCAGACGGCAGACGGCAGAGCGCGGGTGCGATCGACGCCTCGTCCGAGGCGCGAGCGGTGCGTGGTGAAGGGCACGGCGGGTAGGCGCGCGGCAGGAGCCATCGGTAGGGCGGAAGGTGGCCATGACGCGGCCCGCGCCCGACTCGTCACGCTCCGCTGCGGCACCCGACGCCTGGGGGCATCGTGATCAAGCCGTCCGACATCGTCTCGTTCCTGGTGGGACTGATCGTGTGGTGGTCCCAGCGACGCCGGAGTTCGCCCGCAGTACCGCGTACGGTGGATGGCACGGGGCTGAATGCAGGAACGGCGACCGGCGGACGCCATGCCCACCGTGAGCCCGGAGCGAGAGGTCGTGAGTCCGAGATGGCGGTCTTCGAGCTGATGGGCGTGGCCTTGGTGTCGGACGAGCTCGGCCGGGTCGCCGTTCCGCTGGACACGGGCGGGCGGGAAGTCGTCGACCTGCCGGAAGGCGCGGTGGTCAGCGTTGCCCTGACCTTCCGGGTCGGCGAGGAGGTCGACGGCCTGGCCTTCGAGGAGGAACGGTGGCGCGCGGGGCACCTCGTCGCGACCACCCGGAGCGCACTCGGCGGGTTCCGGCCGGGCGGACCGTACGAGATCGAGCTGCCGGCCGAGCGGCTTCCCGTCGGGCGGGCGAGTTGCGGAACCTACGACGTGAGGGGGCGGTTCACCGACGCCGAAGACCGCGAACTCGCACGGGAGAGCCACCGCTTGCGGATCGTCCACCAGCGGCCGTCGGCGGCGCCGAGAGGCGTGCGGCGCCGCCACCGGTCGACAACCGCGGCCCAGGCCCCGCCAGGAGCCGCGCGGCACGCATGAACCGCGCCGGCCACGGCACCGGATCGGCACGCTCCTCGCGCACCGCGTGCTGCCGGCCTTGGGCGCGGGCGCCGCGATCGCCCCGCAGTCGATCTTCCGCCACCAGGCGCCGTCCGACTGCGGGGTGACCCCGCCGATCATCCGGCGTGCAGCCGAATGGCGGCCATCCACCGGGCGCGCGGGCACCCGCCGGTGTCATGTCGACGCGTCATCGGCATCCACGCTGCCCTCGGCGACATCGCGGCCGATCTCCCGGGCCCATGCGTCGACCGCGGGCCAGTCACGGTGGTCCCCGTAGCGCAGGCCCATCGCCTGGAACTTCATGCGCCCGGTCCTCGACAGGTGCTCGGGTTGGATGGCGCCCGAGAACAGACGGTGCCCGCGCGGATGCAGCTCGTCGATCAGGCCGCCGACCACATGGTCTTCCTCCTTGGCCACGAGCGCTTTCCACGGGCCTCGCAGTGCGGCAGGCATCCCTACGCTGAAGATCCACACGCCGCGACGGACCAGCAGCTCGGCACCTCGGTGTACGAACGTCAGCGCCTCGGGAAGCCACGCCATGTCGTGAACGGCGCTGCCCACGACGAACACGTCGTACGCGCGAAGATCGTCCACGGCGTCGACGGGCCGCACGTCCGCCTGGACTCCCTGCTCCTCCAGACGGGCGGCGATGCGTTCGGCGATGCTCCGGGTCGAGCCGTGGACACCGGCGTACGCGACGAGCACGCGGACAGCGTCGCGCTGTCGCGAAGGCTCGGGAGCGGTGGTCACGTCCGCCAGTCTTCTCCACCGCGGCCCTGACCGCGACCCGCACGAACCGCGCCGCCGGTGTCCTGTGCCGTCAGTGAGCGTGTCCGTCGTCGTGGGCCGGGGGTGTGGAGGCCGGAGCCGTGGTGGCGGCGCTGGAAGGGCTGGTGGCGGGGGCGGGGTCGTCCGCCGGGGGCTCCTCGGCGGTGCCGTGGCTGTGGCCGCCGCCGGGGGTGGTCTGCGTGGAGGCCGCGACCTCGCGCAGGCCGAAGAAGGCGAGGGCCGCCACGGTGAGAACGGTCAGGCCCAGCAGGCTGAAGACGCGCTGCCAGGGAGTGTCGGCGTCCTTGATCACGTAGGCGACGAAGGAGACGACGATGCCGGCGGGGACGAGGACGGCGCCGCGGGCGGGGAAGTCGTCGAAGTGCTGGAGGCCGCCGCTGAGCATGCCGATGCCGAAGGAGAGCAGCAGCGAGGAGCCGATCACGGCCGCCATGCGCCGCAGTCCGGGCCGCTCGCGGGTGAGGACGAACTCGTTGAGGACGGTGGCGGCGAGGAAGACGAGCGCGCCGTAGGCGGCGATGCGGGTGTAGCGGTCGGGGTCGAGGGGGTGGTGGACGACGGCGCCGCTGATGAGGCCGGCGCCGACGAAGTAGCCGACGTAGCCGAGGTAGCGGGCGGCCAGCGCGCGCTTGCGGGACTGGGCCTTGCGCCGGGCGGCCCGTCCCATGGCCGGAGCGTCCGGCCTGCTGTCCGTCGTGCGGGCGTCGAGGAGCTGGGAGGTGGTCATGTGTGCGGGTTCCTTGGGGTGCTGCGAACGTGGCTCATCACCCGGCGAGCCGCAGGCGGGCGGGTCCGGGGTCGGCGATGAGAGTCAGGGCAGATGGGGGCAAAGAGCCCGGATCTACACCTGCTGCACCACTGAGGTGAGGAAATCTCGCAGGGGAGGAAGGCCGGAGGGCCACGTCCGGGTCCAGGGCTGCGGCCTGGCCTCAGCGAAGGCCGGGGTCCGATCGGCGAGGAGATCCGGGTGCGGAACGGGCAGCTCGCAGCCCTGCTGCGGTTGGCCCGAGGCACACTCCTCGGCGGGATGGGAGTCCCCGTGGCCGTCACCGCGTCCATCGGGTGTCGAGCCGCCGTGGTGATGACCGTCGTCGGTGCTGGTGGACACCGGCTGGGGCACGGCGGCGGCGCCGGTGACGTGCGCGGAGGCGCTGTCGGACCCGGCGGCGTGGGTGTAGAGGAAGGCGAACAGCAGAGCGGCCAACCACAGCAGCCGCAGCGGTCCCGGCGTTCGGCGGGACCGCGTCGTGCCGAATGCAGCCCGGGCCGTGATCACGCCGTGACCCTATCCGGTGGCCGGAAGGCATGGTCCAGCGGCCCCGTCGTCGATCACGCGAAGAGCTGGTTCGTGAT harbors:
- a CDS encoding cytochrome P450 produces the protein MQHEPSTRLETTETTETTEPVTLPTQRAAGCPFDPPAGLTELRRASPLTRMTYPDGHVGWLATGYSTVRSIMGDTRFSSRYELMHYPFPGGPEGPLPPAPVGDMTGMDAPEHTRFRRLLMGKFTVRRMRQLSDRVAEITAEHLDAMERRGPGTDLVKAFAQPIPALMICELLGVPYADRERFQDHTHTLMAMDVTPEDRYAAMVGLQGYMAELVAAKRAAPCDDLLGDLAQDSDLTDEELIGVAGFLLAAGLDTTANMIAHGTFALLGNPAQAEALRTDPDLAPQAVEELMRYLTIAHTSVKSALEDVELEGRLIKAGESVTISMEAANRDPERFPDPDVLDLHRKATGHLGFGHGIHQCLGQQLARVEMTVALPALLRRFPTLRLDVPAEEVPLRTDMNIYGVHRLPVTWDEN
- a CDS encoding DUF4097 family beta strand repeat-containing protein, which produces MPSFETPEPITAIIEFEVGNVRIAASKRTDTVVEVLPSDGAEEVDVRVVQQTKVTYANGVLTVKGPKKRSPFGKYGSIDVTVELPAGSRLQAASPLGDYTCEGPLGECRVKTSLGDIRLDEAGVTNLRTSTGDIRVGRAVGDAEIHGMGRVEIGEIVGAATVKNGNGDTTIGEITGHLKATSSNGRITVGVAHASVEAKSANGAIRIDDVARGVMQLQTAAGDVEVGIRESTAAWLDVNSRIGTVRNSLGAAENPDTSDETVEIHARTGVGDIVIRRA
- a CDS encoding ABC transporter permease, with product MSTLAYAISDSRTMLRRNLKHALRYPAMTFSTVAMPVMMLLLFTYAFGGALGTGISGAPTGGGAYIDYVAPGIILMTATSGAVATAVGVCVDMTEGIVNRFRTMSISRAAFLTGHVVGSVIQTLVAIALVIGVALAIGFRPDASPVEWVAALGLLALLSLALTWLAAGMGLVAKTPESASNTPLPLTFLPFLGSAIVPTDSMPTGLRWFAEYQPFTPAIETLRGLLMGTGIGNSGYITLAWCVGLTLVGYVWARSSFGRTTKR
- a CDS encoding VOC family protein, whose amino-acid sequence is MRVKAFDHLVLNVTDVDKALEFYTGPLGLAPERVEEWRAGKVPFPSVRIDESTVIDLFSRPRGESNVDHICLVVDPLDWQEVIDSGTFDVLEGPVPRWGARGSAQSVYVKDPDGNTVELRWYPQDADS
- a CDS encoding flavodoxin domain-containing protein, coding for MTTAPEPSRQRDAVRVLVAYAGVHGSTRSIAERIAARLEEQGVQADVRPVDAVDDLRAYDVFVVGSAVHDMAWLPEALTFVHRGAELLVRRGVWIFSVGMPAALRGPWKALVAKEEDHVVGGLIDELHPRGHRLFSGAIQPEHLSRTGRMKFQAMGLRYGDHRDWPAVDAWAREIGRDVAEGSVDADDAST
- a CDS encoding ATP-binding cassette domain-containing protein, which translates into the protein MTTTSTATAPPAISARGLRKSYGDKVVLNGVDLTIPTGTIFALLGPNGAGKTTTVEILSTLIAPDAGQARIAGHDLAERPEGVRAAIGVTGQFAAVDNLLTAEENLLLMADLQHLPRAEGRRRATELLHRFELAEAARKPVSTFSGGMRRKLDLAMTLVGDPRIIFLDEPTTGLDPRSRRTMWEIIRHLVDQDGVTIFLTTQYLEEADQLADRIAVLDHGRLVAEGTADELKRLIPGGHIRLRFADAGQLDVAARHFGAAARDAEELTLRIPSDGSIPTLRAVLDVLDGAAVRAESLTVHAPDLDDVFLTLTGHGTPDTTVEMAR
- a CDS encoding ferredoxin gives rise to the protein MDVHVDRDRCLGAGMCALTAPQVFDQDEDEGLVVLLDARPPQERHAAVRVAAGVCPAVAITLTERGSSPAS